In one window of Erythrolamprus reginae isolate rEryReg1 chromosome 1, rEryReg1.hap1, whole genome shotgun sequence DNA:
- the GAS2L2 gene encoding GAS2-like protein 2 → MSGIQEASVRSIRPYKTSEQYLYAMKEDLAEWLKELYDVDVDVRSFLDVLETGVLLCHHANNITQVARDLSQEYPSLGKKLQLPIYGVTCNDFAQPGTFQARDNVSNFIQWCRKEMDIKEVLMFETEDLVLRKNEKNFVLCLLEVARRASRFGMSAPVLIQMEEDIEDEIREDMNLPPDEMLLPRPKREPPNFKYLDQMVQHLVSRCTCPVQFSMVKVSEGKYRIGDSNTLIFVRILRNHVMVRVGGGWDTLEHYLDKHDPCRCTSLSHKQALKMSNPQKIQASQVQHEITARLTPRKDSCNKPQPALIVSRCQSPLPPVEWSSYQPHSSGSGFKKAQASSNNGGSSGSKKNEGPQTSRDHSEPRKALSIRVRERSATPSQRLLGPESKQTVSTRNGRETCCASLSSRQNGTVENISHGLKYFSSPRPRREPGRIETTAGNLKTEIKKPVPLGTTVRKDEAFQPAGNSQRAVSCRSQIRSTSPDKHFKTSYQQTVKVPVENLQRQQRGTLAHNWRKDSIAQLSSSPTKHASQVQREDSCVRTSGKVGSLFCRPPTPRRNEACQGLFRNSDPDPALAKEQRQLDSRKIPRDEMDPKKGQNKMVNMEAYDSLSSHLEIGVHRLDSEEKTEDSQALRGQKNIPRTSCQLNPGDTIEEPSVEKERVYTPLPINLAEEQALYRSLEEEILSNIKELEAESGDNHFPGQNQFEEFKKDNEPVSNSTTVGCNRPKVPSLSFLQRTKKILTYGECVPRSGVYVPERDTRLPPAGPHYDSVIQELSMALHLEHMGTDLPSSFPINSYLLNGSQAQMKFEEREIPHETPSVPEMKEDQPPHANNGGQTEVSENGDTSQTLSNEETPKSSESSVVAENVQSKPRRSLKKPERVPSFYKLKLRPKIRPRRDHRPGKRPSKIPTPVAYRYARKAASTQGQGKAPRAKCQTQNGPATVKQESTGNAKCEHGLSSTQHVQLTLTEQIMGALDDKETWL, encoded by the exons ATGTCAGGGATCCAGGAAGCCAGCGTGCGAAGCATCCGCCCCTACAAGACCAGCGAACAATACTTGTATGCCATGAAGGAAGACTTGGCAGAATGGCTGAAGGAACTCTACGATGTCGACGTTGACGTGCGATCTTTTCTGGATGTCCTGGAAACAGGCGTCCTTCTTTGTCATCACGCTAACAACATCACCCAGGTAGCCAGAGACCTCAGCCAGGAATATCCAAGTTTGGGCAAAAAACTCCAACTTCCCATATATGGTGTGACCTGTAATGATTTTGCTCAGCCAGGCACCTTCCAAGCTCGAGACAACGTGTCCAACTTTATTCAGTGGTGCCGAAAAGAGATGGATATTAAAG AGGTCCTGATGTTTGAGACGGAGGACCTGGTCTTGCGCAAGAACGAGAAGAACTTTGTCTTGTGCCTTCTGGAGGTAGCTCGGCGGGCTTCTCGTTTTGGCATGAGTGCTCCTGTCCTCATCCAAATGGAGGAAGACATTGAAGACGAGATCCGTGAAGACATGAACCTGCCACCTGATGAAATGCTTCTTCCCCGGCCCAAGAGGGAGCCTCCTAACTTCAAGTATCTGGACCAGATG GTCCAGCACCTTGTGAGCCGATGCACCTGTCCAGTTCAGTTCTCTATGGTCAAAGTCTCGGAGGGAAAGTACCGCATCGGTGATTCCAACACTCTCATATTTGTTAGG ATCCTACGGAATCATGTGATGGTCCGAGTAGGTGGTGGCTGGGACACCCTAGAACACTACTTGGATAAGCATGACCCGTGCCGGTGTACTTCACTCT CTCACAAGCAGGCCTTGAAGATGTCCAATCCTCAGAAGATACAGGCTTCTCAGGTTCAGCATGAGATCACAGCCCGTTTAACACCCAGGAAAGACAGCTGTAATAAGCCCCAGCCTGCCTTAATTGTGAGCAGGTGCCAGAGTCCATTGCCCCCAGTAGAGTGGAGCTCCTATCAGCCCCACAGTTCAGGCTCTGGGTTTAAGAAGGCTCAAGCATCCTCAAATAATGGTGGCAGCAGTGGCAGCAAGAAAAATGAAGGACCACAGACGTCCCGGGATCATTCAGAGCCCAGGAAAGCCCTTTCAATAAG AGTGAGGGAACGATCTGCAACTCCATCCCAGAGACTTCTAGGTCCAGAATCCAAGCAGACGGTTTCCACACGGAATGGGAGAGAGACATGCTGTGCCTCATTGTCTTCTCGGCAAAATGGGACTGTGGAGAACATCTCGCATGGCCTGAAATATTTCTCTAGTCCAAGGCCTAGAAGAGAACCTGGTAGAATTGAAACAACAGCAGGGAATCTGAAAACAGAAATAAAGAAGCCAGTCCCACTGGGAACAACGGTACGAAAGGACGAGGCATTTCAGCCAGCAGGAAATAGCCAGCGAGCAGTGAGCTGTCGTTCACAGATACGTTCTACCAGCCCAGATAAACACTTTAAAACCTCCTACCAACAGACTGTTAAGGTCCCAGTGGAAAACTTACAGAGACAGCAGAGAGGGACTCTTGCACATAATTGGAGGAAAGATTCAATAGCTCAGCTATCTTCATCCCCAACGAAGCATGCATCCCAGGTTCAGAGAGAGGACAGTTGTGTAAGGACCTCAGGAAAAGTTGGCTCACTTTTCTGCAGGCCTCCAACCCCTAGAAGAAATGAAGCTTGTCAAGGACTATTTAGGAACAGTGATCCTGATCCTGCCTTGGCCAAAGAACAACGCCAGTTGGACAGCAGAAAAATACCCAGGGATGAGATGGATCCTAAAAAGGGACAGAATAAAATGGTCAACATGGAAGCTTATGATTCGTTGTCTTCTCACCTGGAGATTGGAGTCCATCGCTTGGACTCAGAAGAGAAAACGGAAGATAGCCAGGCATTGCGTGGGCAAAAGAATATCCCGAGGACTTCTTGTCAGTTGAACCCTGGAGACACAATAGAGGAGCCCTCTGTGGAAAAGGAACGTGTCTACACACCATTACCTATTAACTTGGCTGAAGAACAAGCTTTGTATAGAAGTTTGGAGGAGGAGATTTTGTCCAATATCAAGGAGTTGGAAGCCGAATCAGGTGACAACCATTTTCCTGGGCAGAACCAGTTCGAAGAGTTTAAAAAGGACAATGAGCCAGTGTCAAACTCCACAACGGTAGGTTGCAACCGCCCCAAAGTTCCTTCTTTGTCCTTTTTGCAAAGAACCAAGAAGATCTTGACTTACGGTGAATGCGTTCCACGTAGTGGTGTATATGTGCCAGAAAGAGACACAAGGCTACCTCCAGCAGGCCCCCATTACGACAGTGTAATCCAAGAACTTTCCATGGCGCTTCATCTAGAGCACATGGGTACtgaccttccttcttcttttccaatCAATTCATATTTGCTGAATGGAAGCCAGGCACAAATGAAATTCGAGGAAAGAGAAATTCCACATGAAACCCCTTCAGTGCCTGAAATGAAGGAGGATCAGCCACCCCATGCAAATAATGGAGGACAGACAGAAGTTAGTGAGAATGGGGATACCTCTCAAACATTATCGAATGAAGAAACCCCCAAATCTTCAGAAAGTTCTGTTGTTGCAGAGAATGTGCAAAgcaaaccaaggagatctcttaAAAAGCCAGAGCGGGTGCCGTCCTTTTACAAGCTCAAGCTACGCCCCAAGATCCGTCCACGCAGAGACCACAGGCCTGGGAAGAGGCCTTCAAAGATCCCCACGCCAGTGGCATACCGCTACGCCCGAAAAGCAGCTAGCACCCAAGGCCAGGGGAAAGCCCCCAGGGCCAAATGTCAGACTCAGAATGGCCCAGCTACGGTGAAACAAGAGAGCACTGGAAATGCAAAATGTGAGCACGGCCTCTCCTCCACGCAACATGTGCAACTGACTCTGACGGAACAGATAATGGGTGCTTTGGATGACAAGGAAACTTGGCTGTGA